The Microcystis panniformis FACHB-1757 region ATCCACCCAGCGCCGATAAAAAACAGGAATAATAGCTTAGAAGTTTTTTTCCAGAGGTCAAAATGATTGGTACTCAACAGGAATTATCTAGATTTCCAAAATATTTAAATGGTCAGGACTCCAGGAATATAATACTAAATCCCCAATTTTTTTGAACAGAAAAAGTAAGGGCGAAGCATTCGGATAGGAAATCTACGGTTTCAGCGATAGGTTATCGCCCGAATGCTTCGCCCCTACGGGGCCCTTGACTTGTGGGGAAAGTTAGAAATTAATAGGCAAATAATCCCGATATTAATAAAAACGTCGGCCAGATTAAAAACAGGAAAATTAATCAATCTAAAATCGAGAAAATCCACCACATAACCAAACAAAAAGCGATCGATACCATTGCCGAAAGCCCCTGCTAAAATAAAACCGTAGGCTAATTGTTCCCAACGACTTAAATGGGGTCCAAAGTAAGCAAAAGCCATTAATCCCAAACTAACCAATAAGGATAGCCATTTTAGCCAACCAACACCGCCCCGAAAAGCACTAAAAGCCGCGCCAGTATTAATCACATAGGTGAAATGAAAAACACCCGGAATAATCGGGAAAGTATCACCGATTTGCTCAAAACTCTGCACGGTTATATACTTAGTTACTTGGTCTAAAATTAGACCAATCACCGCCACTATCCAAAACCAGCGATTCTTTTTTAACATTGGCTGTGGCATCAATAAAATAATAATTTACGGAAGAAAAAAGCAATAATTACCACCACACAAATTACTACTAACTGCCCTAAAAATGGCCAGACTGAATAATTCATAAATAGGGTGGGCAAACTATCGGGAAAGGTGATTTGACCGGCTTGGGGCTGAAAAATCGACAATCCCAGCATATATAATAAACCGCACAGATGAATCACTAACAAACCGGCAAAGGCACTTAAAGCCAGGGTTTCTATCTTGGCGCGCCAGCGAAAAGCCAACCAACCACACAGCCATGCTCCCGGCATAAAGCCTAAAATATAGCCAAAACTGGGTTCTTTCAGATAACCTATTCCCCCACCCTGAGCAAACACAGGCAACCAAGTTAAACCGAGAAAAATATAGGCCACCTGGGCAAGAAGCCCGGCATTTTTGCCCCCCAGACAGCCCGTTAACAATACTGCCCCAATTTGGTAAGTTATGCCTAGTTTTTGCGAAGATAGACCCGCAGCCGACCAACTAGCTAGGCTTACTGGAACAAATGTACTAAAGATTGTCAGCAACAAACCAATCAAGGCCCAGATTAACTCATTGGGAACCGATGCGGAAGTGCGCCGGGGCGGAGAGCCTCGTCCTCGACGTGATTTAGGTTGCCTGTTGGGGTTGGTATTCACCGGGGATGGGGGCTTCTCCTCCTATTAAACTAAGATCAGCCAACATCGCCTGATCCTGTTGGGGGGGTTGTCCTAGAGTGGTCAAATAATGCCCAATCAGCATAGCATTAATTCCCGATTTTAGCCCCTGATTTTGCAATTCTCCCATCACTGCCTCCCGTCCCCCGGCATAACGGAGGATTTGTTGGGGTAAGATAAACCGGAAAATAGCGATCGCTTTTAGGGCAGTAAAAGGGTCGAGTTTGGGTAAATGACCTAAAGGGGTGCCACTTCTGGGGTTTAATAGGTTAATCGGCACTGATTCCACTTCTAATTCCGCCAGAGAAAAAGCTAAATCAATGCGATCGGTCCAACTTTCCCCCATACCGATAATTCCGCCCGTACAAGCTTGAATTCCTGCCGCTTTCAGGTTTTTTACCGTTTCTACCCGATCCTGCCAACTGTGGGTGGAGACCACGTTAGGATAAAAATTCTCGGAAGCTTCCAGATTGTGATTATAACGGGTAACTCCGGCTTCTTTTAAGGCCTGGGCTTGGGGGAGGGTTAACTCTCCCAGGGCGCAGCAGGGTTTAATCTTGGCTGTTTCGATGATTTCTTGAACTGTGGCCAGTATTTCCTCGAATTCCTGCGATTTAGGGCTATTGTACTTTAATCCCCGACCTTGACTAACTAAACAGAAACGTTTGGCCCCCGCGTCGGCTGCCGCTTTCGCATGGCTGACGATTTCCTCGCGACTTTTTAAACCGTAGATAGGCGAATCTTGACCGGGATGGTGGGCGGATTGGGAACAAAAACTGCAATTTTCCGAACAACTTCCCGATTTTATGTTGATAATGCTACATAAATCCACCGTATTGCCACAACAGGCCTGACGAATGCGATCGGCAGCTTCACATAAGCTGAAAATATTTTCCTGACCTTCGATCGCAGTTAAAGCTAGGGCCTCTTGCTTACTGAGTCGATCGCCGGCGATAATCTGATTAGCCCTAGTCTGTAACCAGTTTTTTAAGGCTTCTCCCTCCACGGGGATAGATTGAGTAGCGGTGTGTGTAGAGACTTGTACCACGTCGTTTATGCTCTGACTAAGTTAGGCTCATCTTATCATTGTTCAGTTACCAGGGAAAGATTAATAAAAAACTTTAGAAAAAAATGCCCTTTTGTGCTAGACTACCCGCAAAAGTTATCTTGTCTCCGATTTTATGAAAGTTATTCCCACGGAAATTCCTGATGTTTTAATCATTGAACCGCAAGTTTACGGCGACGATCGAGGTTTTTTCTTGGAGAGTTTTAATCAGAGAGATTTTCGAGAAAAAACTGGAGTCAATACCACTTTTGTCCAGGATAATCACTCTATGTCCTTAAAAAATGTCCTGCGAGGATTGCACTATCAAATCCGCAATCCCCAGGGTAAACTGGTGCGAGTAGTGAGCGGTAGTGTTTTTGATGTGGCAGTGGATGCGCGTCAAAGTTCCCCCACTTTTGGGCAATGGGTAAGCTGTGTTTTAAGTGCGGAAAATAAACGTATTTTCTGGGTTCCCGAAGGTTTTGCCCATGGCTTTCTAGTTCTCTCTGAACGAGCCGAATTTCTCTACAAAACCACTAATTATTATTATCCCCAATACGAAAAAACCATTTTATGGAATGATGCCGATTTAGGGATTGATTGGCCCTTAGATACCCCCCCGATTCTCTCCCCTAAAGACCAAGCTGGACAACCCTTTAAATCCGTGGAAGTTTTCCCCTAAAGACAATGAAAAAAGTTTTACTAATTGGTGCTAAAGGTCAAGTGGGACAAGAGTTACAGGTAACTTTACCGCAGTTAGGTGAAGTTATTAGTATCGGTCGAGAAGAACTAGATTTAACTAACTCGGAAAAAATCAGCCAGTTAATTAGGGAAATTCACCCCGATTATCTGGTTAATGCCGCCGCTTATACGGCAGTGGATAAAGCCGAAACCGAGCCAGATTTAGCCTATTCTATCAATGCTATAGCCCCAAAAATCATGGCGGAATCTGCCGAGAAAATTCAAGCTAAATTTCTTCATATTTCCACAGATTATGTCTTTGATGGTCGGAAAAATACCCCCTATCTAGAAACCGATCTAACTAATCCTTTAGGGGTTTATGGACAATCCAAGTTAAGGGGAGAAGAGGAGATTAAAACTGTTAATTCTCAGGCAATTATCCTGCGTACTGCTTGGGTTTACGGCAGTTATGGCAAAAGTAATTTTGTCAAAACTATGCTGAGATTAGGTAAGGAAAGAGAGGAGTTAAAAGTAGTTGTTGATCAGGTGGGAAGTCCCACTTGGTCCAAAGATATAGCCACGGCCATTACTCACCTTCTAATTAATGTCGATAATCCCGCAGGAATCTATAATTTTACTAATAGCGGTGTTGCCAGTTGGTTTGATTTAACTAAAGCTATTTTTGAGGAGGCAAAAATAAGCGGTATTCCCTTAAAAATTCAGAGAGTAATTCCCATTACTACTGCTGAATATCCTACCCCAGCAGTGCGTCCGGCCTATTCGGTTCTTTCTGGTCAAAAAATCTCGCAACAATTGGGTTATATTCCTCCCTATTGGCGAGATTCTCTCAAAGCGATGCTCAACCAACTATTTAATCTTTAAAACTATGAAAGCACTAATTTTATCTGGTGGTAAAGGTACGAGGTTACGTCCCCTAACTTATACTGGGGCAAAACAGTTAGTTCCCGTGGCCAATAAACCGATTTTATGGTATGGAATCGAATCAATTGTCGCCGCAGGAATTACCGATATTGGCATTATTATCAGTCCCGAAACCGGGGAAGAAATTCGTCAGACCACGGGCAGTGGTGAACAGTTTGGCGCTAAGATAACTTATATTCGCCAAGATCAACCAGCAGGATTAGCTCACGCGGTTAAAACTGCCCAATCTTTCCTAGGAGATTCCCCCTTTATTATGTACTTGGGTGATAACCTAATCGAGGATGATTTATCGCCCTTTTTAGACTCTTTCCAAAAACAGTCCCTTGATGCTTTAATTCTCCTGCGAAAAGTGTCTAATCCTAGTGCTTTTGGGGTGGCAAAAGTAGATGAAACTGGCAAAGTTTTATACTTAGTCGAAAAACCGAAAGAACCCCCCTCAAATTTAGCTTTGGTGGGGATTTATTTTTTTGCTCCCACCATTCATCAAGCGATCGCATCTATTCAACCTTCGGCCCGGGGTGAGTTAGAAATTACCGACGCTATCCAAGAATTAATCAATCAAAATAAAGCAGTAGAAGCGAATAAACTACTGGGTTGGTGGTTAGATACGGGTAAAAAAGATGATTTATTAGAAGCAAATCGGATTATCCTTGATACCTCTCTAGAAATCGCTTTACTAGGAGAAATTGATCCTAATAGTCAGGTGATCGGACGGGTACAAATTGGCCAGGGTAGTAAAATTATTAATAGTACCATTCGCGGCCCTGTCATTATCGGAGAAAATTGTCAGATTGAGAATTGTTTTATCGGTCCCTATAGCAGTATAGCTAATGGCACAAAATTAATTGATGCCGACATAGAACACAGTGTTATTCTCAAAGATGCCACGATTATTGGCATTCATCAGCGCATAGTTGATAGTGTTATCGGACGACGGGCAAAATTAGAAATTGCTCCCCAACGTCCGAAAGCTTTACGCTTTATGATTGGGGATGATTCCCATATAGAATTAGTTTAGTTATCGGGGATTAACTGCTTGTTTAATTAATACCGGAGGATCGAGAATTTCCTTAGCTAATTCGCCGGCGGTTTCCCAGCTTTTCTGGCAAAGATTGACATTTTTAGGAGAAAAAAGCCCACCTAACTATGTTACAATCAAGAGTCTGACCTATTTTACCGTTCTAGAACTATGACGCAACAGTATCGCATTACCCTACTACCCGGCGATGGCATCGGGCCGGAAATCCTCGCTGTCACCGTAGAGATACTGAAAGTCATCGGTAAAAAATTTGACCTCCAGTTTGACTTCCAAACCGCTTTAATTGGAGGGGCAGCCATTGATGAAACCGGCAGTCCTCTCCCCGAAACAACCCTTAGTACCTGTAAAAATAGTGCTGCTGTTCTCCTGGCCGCTATTGGGGGTTATAAATGGGATAATTTGCCTCGGCAGCAAAGGCCAGAAACGGGATTATTAGGCTTAAGATCCGGTTTAGGTCTTTTTGCTAATTTGCGTCCTGCCACCATTTTTCCGCAATTAATTGACGCTTCTAGTCTCAAACGGGAGATTATCGAGGGAGTGGATATCATGGTCGTCCGGGAATTGACCGGGGGTGTTTACTTCGGTCAACCGAAGGGGATTTTTGAGACGGAAACGGGAGAAAAATGCGGTGTAAATACCATGGTTTACTTAGAATCGGAGGTGGACCGCATCGCTAAGGTGGCCTTTGAAATTGCCCAAAAACGCGGTAATAAACTCTGTTCCGTCGATAAAGCTAATGTTCTTGATGTTTCCCAACTCTGGCGCGACCGGGTGACGAAAATGGCCGCTAATTATCCCGATGTGGAACTTTCCCATCTCTACGTCGATAACGCAGCCATGCAGTTAGTCCGGGCCCCCAAACAATTTGATACTATCGTCACGGGCAATTTATTCGGTGATATTCTCTCCGATGAAGCGGCCATGTTAACGGGTAGTATCGGAATGTTACCCTCCGCTAGTTTAGGGACTGC contains the following coding sequences:
- the lspA gene encoding signal peptidase II, with protein sequence MLKKNRWFWIVAVIGLILDQVTKYITVQSFEQIGDTFPIIPGVFHFTYVINTGAAFSAFRGGVGWLKWLSLLVSLGLMAFAYFGPHLSRWEQLAYGFILAGAFGNGIDRFLFGYVVDFLDFRLINFPVFNLADVFINIGIICLLISNFPHKSRAP
- a CDS encoding biotin transporter BioY — encoded protein: MNTNPNRQPKSRRGRGSPPRRTSASVPNELIWALIGLLLTIFSTFVPVSLASWSAAGLSSQKLGITYQIGAVLLTGCLGGKNAGLLAQVAYIFLGLTWLPVFAQGGGIGYLKEPSFGYILGFMPGAWLCGWLAFRWRAKIETLALSAFAGLLVIHLCGLLYMLGLSIFQPQAGQITFPDSLPTLFMNYSVWPFLGQLVVICVVVIIAFFFRKLLFY
- the bioB gene encoding biotin synthase BioB encodes the protein MVQVSTHTATQSIPVEGEALKNWLQTRANQIIAGDRLSKQEALALTAIEGQENIFSLCEAADRIRQACCGNTVDLCSIINIKSGSCSENCSFCSQSAHHPGQDSPIYGLKSREEIVSHAKAAADAGAKRFCLVSQGRGLKYNSPKSQEFEEILATVQEIIETAKIKPCCALGELTLPQAQALKEAGVTRYNHNLEASENFYPNVVSTHSWQDRVETVKNLKAAGIQACTGGIIGMGESWTDRIDLAFSLAELEVESVPINLLNPRSGTPLGHLPKLDPFTALKAIAIFRFILPQQILRYAGGREAVMGELQNQGLKSGINAMLIGHYLTTLGQPPQQDQAMLADLSLIGGEAPIPGEYQPQQAT
- the rfbC gene encoding dTDP-4-dehydrorhamnose 3,5-epimerase; its protein translation is MKVIPTEIPDVLIIEPQVYGDDRGFFLESFNQRDFREKTGVNTTFVQDNHSMSLKNVLRGLHYQIRNPQGKLVRVVSGSVFDVAVDARQSSPTFGQWVSCVLSAENKRIFWVPEGFAHGFLVLSERAEFLYKTTNYYYPQYEKTILWNDADLGIDWPLDTPPILSPKDQAGQPFKSVEVFP
- the rfbD gene encoding dTDP-4-dehydrorhamnose reductase, which gives rise to MKKVLLIGAKGQVGQELQVTLPQLGEVISIGREELDLTNSEKISQLIREIHPDYLVNAAAYTAVDKAETEPDLAYSINAIAPKIMAESAEKIQAKFLHISTDYVFDGRKNTPYLETDLTNPLGVYGQSKLRGEEEIKTVNSQAIILRTAWVYGSYGKSNFVKTMLRLGKEREELKVVVDQVGSPTWSKDIATAITHLLINVDNPAGIYNFTNSGVASWFDLTKAIFEEAKISGIPLKIQRVIPITTAEYPTPAVRPAYSVLSGQKISQQLGYIPPYWRDSLKAMLNQLFNL
- a CDS encoding glucose-1-phosphate thymidylyltransferase, which translates into the protein MKALILSGGKGTRLRPLTYTGAKQLVPVANKPILWYGIESIVAAGITDIGIIISPETGEEIRQTTGSGEQFGAKITYIRQDQPAGLAHAVKTAQSFLGDSPFIMYLGDNLIEDDLSPFLDSFQKQSLDALILLRKVSNPSAFGVAKVDETGKVLYLVEKPKEPPSNLALVGIYFFAPTIHQAIASIQPSARGELEITDAIQELINQNKAVEANKLLGWWLDTGKKDDLLEANRIILDTSLEIALLGEIDPNSQVIGRVQIGQGSKIINSTIRGPVIIGENCQIENCFIGPYSSIANGTKLIDADIEHSVILKDATIIGIHQRIVDSVIGRRAKLEIAPQRPKALRFMIGDDSHIELV
- the leuB gene encoding 3-isopropylmalate dehydrogenase is translated as MTQQYRITLLPGDGIGPEILAVTVEILKVIGKKFDLQFDFQTALIGGAAIDETGSPLPETTLSTCKNSAAVLLAAIGGYKWDNLPRQQRPETGLLGLRSGLGLFANLRPATIFPQLIDASSLKREIIEGVDIMVVRELTGGVYFGQPKGIFETETGEKCGVNTMVYLESEVDRIAKVAFEIAQKRGNKLCSVDKANVLDVSQLWRDRVTKMAANYPDVELSHLYVDNAAMQLVRAPKQFDTIVTGNLFGDILSDEAAMLTGSIGMLPSASLGTAGVGVFEPVHGSAPDIAGQDKANPIAQILSAAMMLRYGLNQPLAAAALEKAVEKVLEFGYRTGDIFSEGMTLVGCQAMGQAILKVLES